From the genome of Medicago truncatula cultivar Jemalong A17 chromosome 2, MtrunA17r5.0-ANR, whole genome shotgun sequence:
CTTATTAAGCTTTTATTCATGGATTTATATAGAGTTTAATAGCTTATAGAAGAACATGAGATTTACTAAAATTcttaggctatgtttggataTTTTAAAACGAATGGAATGGAGCGGAGCGGAATAGAATGGAGCGGGATGGAATGGAACGGAGCAGGATGAAGTttccattccattgtttgggTATTTTATAGAACTCATTTTACGACGGAACGGAACAAACTTgtttattccatttttacccttatttAAAAATACTATCATATATAGAATTGTATAGTTATAATAAAAtagtaacaaaaataatagtagcaaaaaagttttaattttgtttgaaaaatttgtCCATCACGTTACCCCCACCAATTCCATTCGTTGcgttttttacatttttttatttaattataatgaaCTTTCATTGATTTTCATGAGTAGTTTGGCTTTGTAGAAAGGATTTTGATGTATTGGACTGTCTAGTGCTATGTAGAACAGTGTTGTAGATCAGAAATTTGTGGCTACcaattggaaataaaaaaaaaactgggttAAAAAGGTAATTGTCAAATTAATAGACCTCATTCCATTCTATACACCCCAAATTGGgaggaatgaaaataaaggaAGATGATGGAATGGGATGGAATGGATTCCATCATATACCACTCCATTCcactcattttttaaatatccaaacaatggaactcTATTATATACCACTCCATCCCATTCCATTCCACCACATGCCATCATCTtcctttattttcattcctcCCAATTTGGGGTGTATAGAATGGAATGAGGTCTATTAATTTGACAATTACCTTTTTAacccagtttttttttatttccaattgGTAGCCACAAATTTCTGATCTACAACACTGTTCTACATAGCACTAGACAGTCCAATACATCAAAATCCTTTCTAcaagtttggaggggaagggaagggaggggagggttttgggggttgaaaatatatagaaaaatggacaaaaaaattcacattttttgaaagaacagttttttagagaatgataaactaattcttatgattaatatacttttaattttaagaatattataacaacattgattggatttgaaaaatttatataaactctccataaccccccaaaaccctccccaatacaatttttgagttccccaaatgagagagattttttattatgagtaaaaaattaacctccaaaaccctctcctttcaatgtcttctatttcttctacTTGCTCcttcattttttccaaaatcctcccctccaaactctcaaaGAAAACCTTAACAAACATTGAAGACGAAACTTGGCAGCAATATACTggaatgatagaaaataatcatcgatttgttagattaataattgaattaatatataCAAGATTTATAAGATATATAAACCTTGAACATAAAGTGGGGAGGTATAGAAACTTGTAcgataaaaaaacataaactcgTCTAAATAAGGATTTTATTTAGGTGTTATTGACTTTTTATAAGTTATTAGTGTTTTGGTGTATTTTagatgagaaaaaaataatagaagaatttttaaaataaattatttaaatgagagAGAAGGGATTGATTACCATAaagataggaacaaaatgcatTAAAGACGTCAAAGACCAGCTACAACAACTTGCATTGCAATTCACTTATGATGAAAGCTCTCTTTTCTATCCAATCTCCCAATGAGGTGAGAACAACACGAGGATGTCAAACTTGAGTTGATCTTCTATCTCTTTTCTATCCATTTAATACTAACtaagtaaaattaataatttaggTTTCTCTAACCAGTACCCTCATTGTGAGGTTAAAGATTCtacaaatagaaattttatcttaaaaatataagatattactttgatcaaataataattacataacTTTTTCATTAAAACGGGCTTGTTTTGGATGTTTAACAAATGTCATTGGAACACTAGTTAGCATTCTCTtaataattttgatgtttttaaaaaatggtgtcCTAGGTTGTCGATGTCGTCTCTTCCGTCCACCTCAGAGCCACCACTGAATTTAATGATACaaagttaaaattgaaaaaaaaaaattgttgtcaaAGCCAAAATATAATATCTTGAAaactaaaagaagaaaaattgtcACCTTTTTAATCGTGTTTGattagaggttttttttttttaatatttgactaGAGGGGATGCACAATGATATccaaatcataattaaaaaaaaaaagtgaaaacaatttttttagacaCGTTTAAGATAAGGACCCATTAAGATGAGTTGGATGGAGTGAATGTAATGACAAAGTGGTCCAAGGtagattattttgttttacttaaTTTCCAAAACCAGTAGATATAGCCTATGGTTTCTCCAAAACCAAGGGTGTTATTTATCTAGCTAGCTCATGGTATCTTATTTCAATCCATATAAATAAGATTAGCCATCACTCCTCTCTACTCCATCAATCAACAATCTCATTTTCATATTTAccaaacaacactatctacttCTTCTATATTTTGATATCCAATCCAAAAACTAACAACCAAAAATCATGAATCGTGCAACAGCAACAAGCAAAGCCTGGATGGTGGCTGCAAGTGTTGGAGTTGTGGAAGCTTTGAAAGATCAAGCTGGTATCTGTAGGTGGAACTATGCTTTAAGACAAGCTCAACAACACCTTAAAAACCGTGCTAAATCAATGTCTCAAGCAAAgaatttctcttcttcttcatttcttgCTACCAAATTTAAGGATGAGAAGAAGTCCAAACAAGCAGAGGAGTCTCTAAGGACTGTCATGTACTTGAGCTGCTGGGGTCCTAATTGATTAATttgtaaatataattattatattacatAGTGATGTTAGATTAGATAAACTATGTAAAGTTTGTAATATCAAACGGCAATATTATTCAATGAGGAAAGTTTATTCTTCATATCTTTGTTTCTCAGTGCATACCCGatcagtattttttttatttttttttggtagtgagtGTGTTATGATGATCAGATGGTAGTACTTTAAATTTGCTATCAACAAAAACTTAccacatcttgattaatttgttcgTGATAAATATTTTTGAGCTGAGtgtttaaaagttaaaacagaACTATTGAAGTAGATGATTGTGTATTAAGACCGAATAGATGGAGTAGTGTAAATTTGTTATCAATAAAAGTATACTAGACTATACCATAATTTGTGTGATAAATTTTGTGATGTGAATTTACATTccaaattttcttccaattttgaatttgattgagacATACAAAAGAAAGATGCTTAATTGTTGTGGGATAGGTTCTAGCATCAACTTATCACACAAATTTGTATTTGGTGCAATGAAGCCAGATGATATAATTGTAGATCAGTGCTGAAAATGGGCATATTCACAAGAtcgtttgtttattttttaaaaaggtgaATGAGAGGacaaagataaagaaaataagaatgaagaaaatttaGATGAAGACCGTGTTGGTTTGACGTATAATAACTTGCTTCTTGTTGACGAGCAAAATCTTGTTAATATTGTTGATAGTACATTTAATTGGATGATCAATGTTGATACTTCAGCATGCCATTCTTAGAAAAGATATTTTCTGCTCTTATACACTAGATAAATTTGGTGATGTGAAGTTGGCTCATGAATGTTGTTGACTTTGGAGAGGCTAAATTGAAATTGTCTAATGGTaccaaattaaattttaaggATGTGAAACAATGTTTCAGACATTtggttgaatttattttcaatagATACATGTTATGTTATGCTATGAAAGTTATGAGAACTTGTACTTGGGGGACACTTAAAATTTACAAATGGTTCTATGATTGTTGCAAGAGGTGTGGACATGTTGTCATATGATGTTTTTTCCTTATCACTTATCTTAATTTTTAGTTTAGTCCTTAGTGTTTTTAGACAACTTGGAggtaaagaaaacaaagaattaTACGATTTTGAATTTACAACATTGTGACACAATCTCTTTTATCGTGGCACAATTTTTGAATCAGAATAAGGAGTTGCTACTAACTTGTAAATCATGGAATGATTTGCAGAATCTTGACACGGTTTTGATAGCATCAAACCTGAGATTTTGAATTTAATGAAGCATCATGCCACGATTTTGGtacatcgtggcacgatttcagGCGCCCAAAAATTTGTTTGTAAAAGCCAATCATGTTTCTGAAGCAAAGGTCCTGAATTTTGGAGATCTGGAAGACATTTTTGAGCTGATGATTGAAGATTTAACGATGGCTTGCCATCCATGTAATAGTCAATCCTTATGTATGTAATCATGTTTTATTTGAATCGAGTTATTGAATCTTAGTGATTAGGTCTTGAGATGAATCTGATTTGTTCTGCTTGAACCATGTAGGTTGTGAAATACTATTCTATGTAAATGCAAATATAGTTTTattcaatataattgggtgtaaTGGTTTTTATATCTTGATCACATATTAAATGATTTCAGAGATAAATGACAACTAGTTATAGCTTTTAATTTGGATCTAATTATATTGTTCAATCAAATGGGTCAGTCTAGAGATAGATGATTGTTAGGTTGTGATAATATATTCATGTACCATAAAGCCTTCGAAGATTACAGGCTCACCTAAAAGATTAGGGGGATGTAATCTTAGAAGAGAATCCcaagtcaagagattgatcagagctattttgttaattatcGTAAAACTAGAGAAATATTTATAGGATTTAAGTGTTGTCTATCAAATAGTGACGATTAGGGAATTCTAAAGACCTAATCATATTTCTCCAACTATCTTTACACATTGTTATTTAGTTCATGCAAGTTAAATCAATCCAATTGCCCCGTACATCCCACATTTTATACATCCAACATTATAACGaaattgttgaattaagattAACGCGGTCTCgcataaatgaatattttattgctttaatagtTTTAGTACACTTAATAAAAGTCTATCAAGAGGTATGAAGTATTCACGATTTACAAAGTACatgcaaaaataattaaaaatgtcaTATACTTCAATAATAGTTGAGCTATGACATAGAGACTCCACTTATGTTTAGTAAGGTGAGAATATTACTACATTGGTCAATTTAattagagtagtgatatttaaaCAACTCTTTTAGtataacttt
Proteins encoded in this window:
- the LOC25487584 gene encoding uncharacterized protein, which encodes MNRATATSKAWMVAASVGVVEALKDQAGICRWNYALRQAQQHLKNRAKSMSQAKNFSSSSFLATKFKDEKKSKQAEESLRTVMYLSCWGPN